From Desulfatitalea tepidiphila, the proteins below share one genomic window:
- a CDS encoding TonB-dependent receptor: protein MHGVMKVVAAALILTGGAWGSVQAEQTESQETKVAMEEVVVTASREAEPTAKVPAHVTVIDAETIARSNAKNVPEVLSSAGLHVSDIGGNQRAYIVDLRGFGEVAQQNLLVMVDGRRINQADLSGTDWTLIPLDRIERIEVLPGSRGTILYGDNATGGVINIITKTGTGLEGRVAAQYGSYETYKGSAGFSGAKDIWSFDMSATYLDSDGYRDNSQTEAKDVGATLRIDPSESVSIDLSGGYHKDETGLPGALLQTDIDAGAEPTDTVHPDDFADTEDYYAKSGLELFFLTNDAFRLDLSYRKRSVDQYASFFGGYFNGDTRIETIAVSPRFTFQEDFGEVSNRLIMGGDFSWFEEDIDNFSSFTGASSYELKRENIGYFVQDDLDVTRHLTLSGGYRYERADYSFSSGSQDDKKFDEESWTVGINYAFGIAKAYASYGTSFRYPVLDEIFNFIDNSAATGLKPQKSNNIEVGAMFGLIDGMTFAVNIFRLETEDEIFYNPAGGPFGFGANENLDGDTVRQGIEVRWDYAYKGWLAGAAYTHMKTEIDGGAYDSSAIPNVPENRISANLGYAFDMGLFLGVDGIYTGSRYLISDFNNAFSKQDDYTVVNAKIKYDWRWLGFFVNFNNIFDEDYASYGGLNWANIPGYYPSPEFNVLAGVTARFGSI from the coding sequence ATGCACGGTGTGATGAAAGTGGTTGCGGCGGCGTTGATATTGACCGGGGGTGCCTGGGGCTCGGTCCAGGCGGAACAGACCGAATCGCAGGAAACGAAAGTGGCGATGGAAGAGGTGGTGGTGACGGCCAGCCGGGAGGCGGAGCCGACAGCCAAAGTGCCGGCCCATGTGACGGTGATCGATGCGGAAACGATCGCACGTTCCAACGCCAAAAATGTGCCGGAGGTACTGTCGTCGGCCGGATTGCATGTCAGCGATATCGGGGGGAACCAGCGTGCCTACATCGTTGACCTGCGAGGTTTCGGTGAAGTGGCGCAACAGAATCTACTGGTCATGGTCGATGGCCGCCGGATCAATCAGGCCGATCTGAGCGGTACGGACTGGACCCTGATTCCATTGGATCGTATCGAACGCATAGAGGTGCTGCCGGGCTCGAGAGGAACGATCCTGTATGGCGACAATGCCACTGGAGGCGTGATCAACATCATTACCAAGACGGGCACCGGCCTCGAAGGTCGAGTCGCCGCGCAATACGGCAGCTATGAGACTTATAAAGGCTCGGCCGGCTTCAGCGGCGCCAAGGATATCTGGTCCTTCGATATGTCGGCCACCTATCTGGACTCGGATGGGTATCGGGACAACAGTCAAACCGAAGCCAAAGATGTTGGCGCCACCCTGCGGATCGACCCCAGCGAGTCGGTCAGTATTGACTTGAGCGGGGGTTACCACAAGGACGAAACCGGCCTTCCCGGCGCATTGCTGCAAACCGACATCGATGCCGGCGCCGAGCCGACCGACACGGTCCATCCCGATGATTTTGCCGACACCGAAGACTACTATGCCAAAAGCGGACTTGAGCTTTTTTTCCTCACCAACGACGCCTTTCGTTTGGATCTCTCCTATCGAAAGCGCTCGGTGGACCAGTATGCCTCTTTTTTCGGCGGCTATTTTAACGGTGACACCCGAATTGAAACCATTGCCGTTTCGCCGAGGTTTACATTTCAGGAGGATTTCGGCGAGGTTTCCAACCGGCTCATCATGGGAGGCGATTTTTCCTGGTTTGAAGAGGATATCGATAACTTTTCCTCTTTTACCGGGGCATCCAGTTATGAACTGAAACGGGAAAATATCGGCTATTTTGTTCAAGACGATCTCGACGTCACCCGTCACTTGACGCTTTCCGGCGGATACCGTTACGAGCGCGCCGATTACAGTTTCTCCTCCGGCTCCCAGGATGACAAAAAATTCGATGAAGAATCCTGGACCGTGGGCATCAACTACGCCTTCGGCATTGCCAAGGCCTATGCCAGTTATGGCACCAGCTTCCGGTATCCGGTGCTCGATGAAATTTTCAATTTCATCGATAATTCAGCGGCCACTGGTTTGAAGCCTCAGAAGTCCAACAATATCGAGGTGGGGGCCATGTTCGGCCTGATCGACGGCATGACCTTCGCCGTCAACATTTTCCGTTTGGAAACCGAGGATGAGATTTTTTACAATCCCGCCGGCGGCCCATTCGGTTTCGGCGCCAATGAAAACCTTGACGGCGATACCGTTCGCCAGGGGATCGAGGTGAGGTGGGACTACGCATACAAAGGATGGCTGGCCGGGGCCGCTTACACCCACATGAAGACCGAAATCGATGGCGGCGCATATGACAGCAGCGCAATTCCCAATGTACCGGAGAATCGGATTTCGGCCAATCTGGGCTATGCTTTCGACATGGGACTCTTTCTGGGTGTCGATGGCATTTATACGGGCAGCCGCTATCTGATCAGCGATTTCAACAATGCTTTTTCAAAGCAGGACGATTATACGGTGGTCAATGCCAAGATCAAATATGACTGGCGTTGGCTTGGATTTTTTGTCAATTTCAACAACATCTTCGATGAGGACTACGCCTCCTACGGCGGGCTGAACTGGGCCAATATCCCCGGCTACTACCCCTCGCCCGAATTCAACGTCCTGGCCGGCGTGACCGCCCGCTTCGGGTCCATATAG
- a CDS encoding ABC transporter ATP-binding protein has protein sequence MADPPQSIAVEVRAVGHAFDGQAVLADLSFQVPTGGFFIIIGPNGSGKTTLLKLTAGLLTVQAGQIAVHSRAIGDYTARELARRMAYVPQSVPVTFAFTVLQVVMMGRAPHLGMLGFEGEQDLTQAWEAMQLAGVAHLADRRLDQLSGGERQRVFIARAICQQPEIMLLDEPTAALDLAHQVRVMDLMARLKTEEGMTVVMVSHDLNLAAMYADRLLLLDRGRLAGIGPPAEVLRFDLLERVYGCTLLVDKSPLGDYPSVHLVPGRYLNR, from the coding sequence ATGGCTGACCCCCCCCAATCCATAGCCGTAGAAGTCCGGGCAGTGGGCCATGCCTTCGACGGGCAGGCGGTGCTCGCGGACCTGAGCTTTCAGGTGCCGACGGGCGGCTTTTTCATCATCATCGGCCCCAACGGATCGGGCAAGACCACCCTGCTCAAGCTGACGGCCGGGCTGCTGACCGTGCAGGCCGGTCAAATCGCGGTCCATTCTCGTGCGATAGGCGATTACACCGCCCGGGAGCTGGCCCGCCGCATGGCCTATGTGCCCCAGAGCGTGCCGGTCACCTTTGCCTTCACCGTGCTTCAGGTAGTGATGATGGGCCGCGCCCCGCATCTGGGCATGCTCGGCTTCGAAGGCGAACAGGATCTGACACAGGCCTGGGAAGCCATGCAACTGGCCGGCGTGGCCCACCTGGCCGACCGCCGCCTGGATCAACTCAGCGGCGGCGAGCGTCAAAGGGTCTTCATCGCCCGGGCCATCTGCCAGCAGCCCGAGATCATGCTGCTCGATGAACCCACGGCGGCTCTGGATCTGGCCCATCAGGTGCGTGTGATGGATCTCATGGCACGGCTCAAGACCGAAGAGGGCATGACCGTGGTCATGGTCTCCCACGACCTGAACCTCGCGGCCATGTATGCGGACCGACTCCTGTTGCTCGATCGGGGCCGCCTTGCCGGCATCGGCCCGCCTGCAGAGGTGCTGCGCTTCGATCTGCTCGAACGGGTCTATGGCTGTACCCTGCTCGTGGACAAAAGTCCCCTGGGGGACTATCCCTCCGTCCACCTTGTGCCGGGCAGGTATCTGAATCGATAG
- a CDS encoding FecCD family ABC transporter permease, whose protein sequence is MTNAATSVTRRMVVVLGLLTAVLLLALYLGLGAGSTGGGFGAVLRSLAGSGEDKLLHDIIWRLRLPRVLLAALLGATLSLGGLVFQALLRNPLAEPYILGVSGGSAIGAIIGILMGLARFPGVWLSAFAGSLATLGVLFLMAPGRSFVRANTLLLSGVMVNAFCAAVIMFLVSMAQDSRLHNIIFWLMGDLAAATNAKVGGLALTVIPCFVLIFMRSHAMNLLALGSDMAHSMGVNIRRTTALLLAVTSLMVSATVSYCGLVGFVGLVMPHMLRLILGPDHRVLVPACILGGAAFMVVCDVLARTLPSQGEMPVGVVSAMIGAPLFIYLLRKSNNG, encoded by the coding sequence ATGACCAACGCCGCTACTTCCGTCACCCGGCGCATGGTGGTGGTGCTGGGGCTCCTGACCGCCGTGCTGCTGTTGGCGCTGTATCTCGGACTGGGCGCCGGCTCCACCGGGGGCGGATTCGGCGCGGTCCTGCGGAGCCTGGCCGGCAGCGGCGAGGACAAGCTGCTGCATGACATCATCTGGCGGTTGCGCCTGCCGCGGGTGCTGCTGGCGGCCCTGCTCGGCGCCACCCTGAGCCTGGGCGGCCTGGTGTTTCAGGCCCTGCTGCGCAATCCCCTGGCCGAACCTTACATCCTGGGGGTTTCGGGCGGATCGGCCATCGGCGCCATCATCGGCATCCTCATGGGCCTGGCCCGCTTTCCCGGCGTGTGGCTGAGTGCCTTTGCCGGCAGCCTGGCCACCCTGGGCGTGCTGTTTCTAATGGCCCCGGGTCGCTCGTTCGTGCGCGCCAACACCCTCTTGCTCTCCGGGGTGATGGTCAACGCTTTTTGCGCGGCGGTGATCATGTTCCTGGTCTCCATGGCCCAGGACAGCCGGCTGCACAACATCATCTTCTGGCTCATGGGAGACCTGGCCGCCGCCACAAATGCGAAAGTCGGCGGGCTGGCCCTGACCGTGATTCCCTGTTTCGTGCTCATTTTTATGCGTTCCCACGCCATGAACCTGCTGGCCCTGGGCAGCGACATGGCCCACAGCATGGGGGTCAACATCCGGCGCACCACAGCCCTGCTGTTGGCCGTCACCTCCCTGATGGTCAGCGCCACCGTGAGCTACTGCGGCCTGGTGGGGTTCGTGGGGCTGGTGATGCCCCACATGCTCCGTTTGATCCTGGGCCCCGACCATCGGGTGCTGGTACCGGCCTGCATCCTCGGCGGGGCGGCTTTCATGGTGGTATGCGACGTGCTGGCCCGCACCCTCCCCTCCCAGGGCGAAATGCCCGTGGGCGTGGTGTCGGCCATGATCGGAGCGCCGCTCTTCATCTATCTGTTGCGTAAGTCCAATAACGGCTGA
- a CDS encoding ABC transporter substrate-binding protein — MNRVLRHIAGIAAVLVIALAGAAPAEKTPMRTVVDLTGRIVNVPHDPRRVVALAPSVTEIVFALGREDRLAGVTRFSNYPPAAQQLSKIGSYIHLDVERIVALRPDLCIAVKDGNPIAAVEQLEALGLPVFAVNPLDLETVMQSVEAIGGLIDAAAVARDVVADMRQRIVRVEAKVAQTPLRPGVFLQIGISPIVSVGSSTFIHTLIEMAGGTNLAAGPTPYPRFSREQVIALAPEVIVISSMARDAVFEQVKAEWMQWPVIPAVRRNAVFIAPPDLFDRPSPRLVDALEVLAGLIHPNLFEARP, encoded by the coding sequence ATGAACCGGGTCCTGCGCCATATTGCCGGTATCGCCGCCGTCCTGGTGATTGCCCTGGCCGGCGCGGCGCCGGCGGAGAAGACGCCGATGCGGACAGTGGTCGATCTCACCGGACGGATCGTGAACGTGCCCCATGATCCCCGCCGGGTTGTGGCCCTGGCACCCAGCGTCACCGAAATCGTCTTTGCCCTGGGCCGGGAAGATCGGCTCGCCGGGGTGACGCGCTTCAGCAACTACCCGCCCGCGGCCCAACAACTGTCCAAGATCGGCAGTTATATCCATCTGGATGTCGAACGCATCGTGGCCCTGCGGCCCGACCTGTGCATCGCGGTCAAGGACGGCAATCCCATTGCCGCGGTCGAACAGCTGGAAGCGCTCGGTTTGCCGGTCTTCGCGGTCAACCCACTCGACCTGGAAACCGTGATGCAGAGCGTCGAGGCCATCGGTGGGTTGATCGATGCGGCGGCCGTGGCACGGGACGTGGTGGCTGACATGCGGCAACGCATCGTCCGGGTGGAAGCGAAGGTGGCCCAGACGCCCTTACGGCCCGGCGTCTTTCTTCAAATCGGTATCTCTCCCATCGTTTCGGTGGGCAGTTCCACCTTTATTCATACCCTGATCGAAATGGCCGGAGGCACCAATTTGGCGGCCGGGCCTACCCCCTACCCGCGATTTTCCAGGGAACAGGTGATCGCCCTGGCGCCGGAGGTGATCGTCATCTCCTCGATGGCCCGCGATGCGGTCTTCGAGCAGGTCAAGGCCGAATGGATGCAGTGGCCGGTGATTCCGGCCGTCCGACGGAATGCCGTGTTCATCGCCCCGCCGGATCTGTTCGACCGGCCTTCGCCCCGGCTGGTCGATGCCCTCGAAGTGCTGGCCGGCCTGATCCATCCCAACCTGTTCGAGGCACGGCCATGA
- a CDS encoding HAD family hydrolase encodes MGYKAVIFDLDGTLLDTLDDLAAAANRVLKSNGYPTHEHDAYRWFIGHGSAVLMERALPPERRSPEIISACLGELLDDYNRNWHCVTRPYDGIGELLADLLRLHRPMAVVTNKPHHFTGQMIRYYFPEVPFQAILGQRDGVAKKPDPVQALAAARAMVVAPAACVFLGDSAVDMETARRGGMLPVGAGWGFRPRAELVDAGAVRVLDHPLELTDLLDP; translated from the coding sequence ATGGGATACAAGGCTGTCATTTTCGACTTGGATGGGACCCTGCTCGACACTCTGGACGACCTGGCCGCCGCCGCCAATCGGGTGTTGAAGTCGAACGGGTATCCCACCCATGAGCACGATGCTTACCGTTGGTTTATCGGCCATGGATCCGCCGTTCTCATGGAACGGGCCCTGCCGCCGGAACGGCGCTCACCAGAGATCATCTCGGCCTGCCTCGGGGAGCTGCTCGACGACTACAACCGCAACTGGCACTGCGTCACCCGACCCTATGACGGCATCGGCGAACTTTTGGCCGACTTGCTGCGCCTCCACCGCCCCATGGCCGTGGTCACCAACAAACCCCACCACTTTACAGGTCAAATGATCCGGTACTATTTCCCGGAGGTGCCGTTTCAGGCCATTCTCGGGCAACGGGACGGTGTGGCCAAAAAGCCCGATCCGGTGCAGGCGCTGGCCGCGGCCCGGGCCATGGTCGTCGCTCCGGCGGCATGCGTCTTTCTTGGGGACAGCGCCGTGGACATGGAGACGGCCAGAAGGGGAGGCATGCTGCCGGTGGGGGCCGGTTGGGGCTTCCGGCCAAGGGCTGAACTGGTCGATGCCGGCGCCGTTCGGGTGCTCGACCACCCGCTTGAGCTCACCGACCTGCTGGACCCCTAG
- a CDS encoding OsmC family protein — MGTFATLLAKSKIATPKDRFRADVSGDIENVDGVLKVTRIDVKYTLSLAPDQRAGAQAAFEAYLPHCPAAQSVIAAIELHHTLVLQDK; from the coding sequence ATGGGGACATTCGCCACGTTGCTGGCGAAAAGCAAAATCGCCACCCCCAAGGACCGGTTTCGGGCCGATGTGAGCGGCGACATCGAAAACGTTGACGGGGTGCTCAAAGTCACGCGCATCGACGTAAAATATACTTTAAGCCTGGCGCCTGATCAGCGGGCGGGCGCGCAAGCGGCCTTCGAGGCCTACCTGCCCCACTGCCCGGCCGCCCAGAGCGTTATTGCGGCCATAGAGCTGCATCATACCTTGGTGCTTCAGGACAAATAG
- a CDS encoding CBS domain-containing protein: MMTAKEIMTTDVITLTPETDIGRAAQLLLEKGINGAPVLDEEGRVVGILCQSDLVAQQKRLPMPTVFTLLDSYVSLSSSKQIEKEVRKIAALTVAEAMTPDPVTVQSDTTLETIAGLMVDSGFHTLPVVDQGTLVGIIGKEDVLKTLLSAPKAN, from the coding sequence ATGATGACAGCCAAAGAGATCATGACCACCGATGTGATCACCCTGACGCCCGAAACCGATATCGGACGGGCGGCTCAGCTTCTGCTTGAAAAAGGCATCAACGGCGCACCGGTGCTCGACGAGGAGGGCCGCGTGGTGGGCATTCTGTGCCAAAGCGACCTGGTGGCCCAGCAGAAACGGCTGCCCATGCCGACCGTCTTCACCCTGCTGGACAGCTACGTTTCCCTGAGCTCCTCCAAACAGATCGAAAAAGAGGTGCGCAAGATCGCCGCCCTGACCGTGGCCGAAGCCATGACACCCGACCCGGTCACAGTCCAATCGGACACCACCCTGGAAACCATTGCCGGTCTGATGGTGGACAGCGGATTTCACACCCTGCCGGTGGTGGACCAAGGGACCCTGGTGGGCATTATCGGAAAAGAGGATGTGCTGAAGACGCTGCTGTCGGCGCCCAAAGCGAATTGA